In the genome of Tepidisphaeraceae bacterium, one region contains:
- a CDS encoding ATP-binding protein — MSMSAPPHPRFGPLNAAISFTAVVAMCTLFWLDLHYGLKFNAAVVYPTVFIACWWTRDRRVLWTLFVIAAVLSMSAQWIERSDARVLLHRTLLLTVLAVLAVVFDHLLRAWAETNERRDALEQSNSELAAREEEIARQNEELQSQTEELERQSAQLSRTNDELQRRERALGVLLELSRRLSIDMPRGEALERICQTLQVLLEPATSATAVLLRRNDQLTIACHNGFGAEGPTDGSMPLDGTFTALVFTHGRTAYIEDLSLRPELRVPHPKVGTRFCSMISTPLRIGARLIGAIEAYSLQPRAWTNDEVALLESLANQTSTTLRSEELFEEVANQRQRFETVFRTAPVGMAIMERGATTLRFNPAGARMLGVPFETDVPQEELLKTGRLFQEGQEYRDLRMAEALRTGAEVSNQELEIVMNSGRRLSLLYSIAPLRDANGDAEAAVSAFVDVTPLKELQRELDVRRREAEEASVRKTRFLAAVSHDVRTPANAISLLAELIRRTAGLPGREGEIAEMAKELHSSSMALVNLLGDVLDVTRFDAGRIELQETEFELRALLMLESQHLMPLARERNLAFTLADGPPIWVRTDKIKLARLIGNLVGNAIKFTEAGEVRIAYDIDAADGRLQISVSDTGMGIAIEHLTFIFDEFFQLRNPERDRNKGNGLGLTICKRLADAMGAELKVASELGKGSKFTLRLPATAIIRR, encoded by the coding sequence ATGAGCATGTCGGCACCGCCCCATCCCAGGTTCGGCCCGCTCAACGCGGCGATATCGTTCACCGCGGTCGTCGCGATGTGCACGCTGTTCTGGTTGGACCTTCACTATGGCCTGAAGTTCAACGCGGCCGTGGTCTATCCGACCGTCTTCATCGCCTGCTGGTGGACGCGGGACCGTCGCGTGCTGTGGACGCTGTTCGTCATCGCCGCCGTCCTGTCGATGAGCGCGCAGTGGATCGAGCGCAGCGACGCCCGCGTGCTGCTGCACCGCACGCTGCTGTTGACCGTGCTGGCCGTGCTGGCCGTCGTCTTCGACCACCTGCTGCGCGCCTGGGCTGAGACCAACGAGCGCCGCGACGCGCTGGAACAGTCCAACAGCGAGCTGGCAGCGCGCGAGGAGGAGATCGCGCGGCAGAACGAGGAGCTGCAGTCGCAGACCGAAGAGCTGGAACGCCAGAGCGCCCAGTTGAGCCGCACGAACGACGAGCTTCAGCGCCGCGAGCGGGCGCTGGGCGTGTTGCTGGAGCTGTCGCGGCGGCTGTCGATCGACATGCCGCGCGGCGAGGCGCTGGAGCGCATCTGCCAGACGCTGCAGGTATTGCTGGAGCCCGCCACCAGCGCCACGGCCGTGCTGCTGCGCCGGAACGATCAGCTGACGATCGCCTGCCATAACGGCTTCGGCGCCGAGGGTCCCACCGACGGGTCGATGCCGCTCGACGGCACGTTCACGGCTTTGGTATTCACGCACGGTCGCACCGCGTACATCGAGGACCTGTCGCTGCGCCCGGAACTGCGCGTGCCACATCCGAAGGTCGGCACACGGTTCTGCAGCATGATCAGCACGCCGCTGCGCATCGGCGCGCGGTTGATCGGTGCGATCGAGGCGTACAGCCTGCAACCGCGCGCCTGGACGAACGACGAGGTCGCGCTGCTGGAATCGCTCGCGAACCAGACGTCGACCACGCTACGTTCCGAGGAGCTGTTCGAGGAGGTCGCCAATCAGCGCCAGCGGTTCGAGACGGTCTTCCGTACCGCGCCCGTGGGCATGGCGATCATGGAGAGGGGCGCGACAACGCTGCGCTTCAACCCGGCCGGGGCACGCATGCTCGGCGTGCCGTTCGAGACCGACGTGCCGCAGGAGGAACTGCTGAAGACCGGACGCCTGTTCCAAGAGGGGCAGGAGTACCGCGATCTGCGCATGGCCGAGGCGCTGCGCACCGGCGCCGAGGTGAGCAACCAAGAGCTGGAGATCGTGATGAACAGCGGGCGGCGGTTGTCGCTGCTGTACAGCATCGCGCCGCTGCGCGACGCCAACGGTGACGCGGAGGCGGCGGTGTCGGCGTTCGTCGACGTGACGCCGTTGAAGGAACTTCAACGCGAGCTGGACGTGCGCCGGCGCGAGGCGGAGGAGGCCAGCGTGCGCAAGACGCGCTTCCTGGCCGCGGTCAGCCACGACGTGCGCACGCCCGCCAACGCGATCAGCCTGCTCGCCGAGCTCATTCGCCGCACCGCCGGCCTCCCCGGCCGCGAGGGCGAGATCGCCGAGATGGCCAAGGAACTGCATTCGAGTTCCATGGCTTTAGTAAACCTGCTCGGTGACGTGCTCGACGTGACGCGCTTTGACGCCGGGCGCATCGAGCTGCAGGAGACCGAGTTCGAGCTGCGCGCGCTGCTCATGCTGGAAAGCCAGCACCTGATGCCGCTGGCCCGCGAGCGCAACCTGGCGTTTACGCTCGCCGACGGTCCACCGATATGGGTGCGCACCGATAAGATCAAGCTGGCGCGGCTGATCGGCAACCTGGTCGGCAACGCGATTAAGTTCACCGAGGCCGGCGAGGTGCGCATCGCTTACGATATCGACGCGGCCGACGGACGGTTGCAGATCAGCGTGAGCGACACCGGCATGGGCATCGCGATCGAACACCTCACGTTCATCTTTGACGAGTTCTTCCAGCTGCGCAATCCCGAACGAGACCGCAACAAGGGCAACGGCTTAGGGCTGACGATCTGCAAGCGCCTGGCCGACGCGATGGGCGCCGAACTGAAGGTCGCGAGCGAGCTTGGCAAGGGCAGCAAGTTCACGCTGCGCCTGCCCGCCACGGCGATCATTCGACGTTAG
- a CDS encoding CheR family methyltransferase, whose product MSNRSANFSYVVFPSDLEASRPPLDLTPRPPRVMHPEVHPALLEHDEAFVHQILRTAGLRPEHYKPGTLFRRLPACLRALRANTTGAARRHVETAPAVVPVALDALMIGVTSFFRDACVFARLRDELLPQLIDETGGQLRVWSAGCSEGHELYSVAVLLSEASCLLRSRLVGTDCRATAVASATAGVFSAAEMLAMPTALRDRYFVPHAGGSEGAWRALNVLRCAMQFRAADVLQQAEPGLHDVILCRNLSIYLQPNAAMQLWQCLEAALRPGGVLVLGKAETPTGATRLSQVAPGLFRRSRGQ is encoded by the coding sequence GTGTCGAATCGTTCAGCCAATTTCAGCTACGTGGTGTTTCCGAGCGATCTGGAAGCGTCTCGGCCCCCGTTGGACCTGACGCCCCGCCCGCCGCGGGTGATGCATCCCGAGGTGCACCCGGCGTTGCTCGAGCACGACGAGGCGTTCGTGCACCAGATCCTGCGCACCGCGGGCCTGCGGCCCGAGCATTACAAGCCCGGCACGCTGTTCCGCCGGTTGCCCGCCTGCCTGCGCGCGTTGCGCGCCAACACCACCGGCGCCGCGCGCCGCCACGTCGAGACGGCGCCGGCGGTGGTGCCGGTGGCGCTGGACGCGCTGATGATCGGCGTCACGTCGTTCTTCCGCGACGCCTGCGTCTTCGCGCGCCTGCGCGACGAACTTCTGCCCCAGTTGATCGACGAGACCGGTGGCCAGCTGCGCGTCTGGAGCGCTGGCTGTTCCGAGGGGCACGAGCTGTACTCGGTGGCCGTGCTGTTGTCGGAAGCCAGCTGCCTGCTGCGCTCGCGCCTGGTCGGCACTGATTGCCGCGCCACCGCCGTCGCCAGCGCGACCGCGGGCGTGTTCAGTGCGGCCGAGATGCTGGCGATGCCAACGGCGCTGCGCGATCGCTACTTTGTGCCGCACGCTGGGGGGAGCGAGGGCGCGTGGCGCGCGCTGAACGTGTTACGCTGCGCCATGCAGTTCCGCGCCGCCGACGTGCTGCAGCAGGCCGAACCGGGACTGCACGACGTGATCCTCTGTCGTAACCTGTCGATCTACCTCCAACCTAACGCGGCCATGCAGCTTTGGCAGTGCCTGGAAGCCGCGCTGCGGCCCGGCGGCGTGCTGGTGTTGGGCAAGGCCGAGACCCCCACCGGCGCCACGCGCTTGTCGCAGGTGGCACCGGGCCTGTTTCGCAGGAGCCGAGGCCAATGA
- a CDS encoding metallophosphoesterase family protein, with protein MLVGIMSDTNDRFDVMATAVRVLADAGAELFVHCGDIGNRKVLDPLAGLNAAFVWGDRDSDRMGLLRHADQLGIQCFGMMGELESDGKSMAVIHGNDTKMTKLLVREKLYDYLIVGHSKATQDERHGRTRVISPGSLDGTEKTVALLDTETDTVQIINV; from the coding sequence ATGCTTGTGGGTATTATGAGTGACACGAACGATCGGTTCGACGTCATGGCGACCGCGGTGCGCGTGCTCGCCGACGCCGGGGCGGAGCTGTTCGTCCACTGCGGGGACATAGGCAACCGCAAGGTGCTCGACCCACTTGCCGGCCTGAACGCTGCGTTCGTCTGGGGTGACCGCGATTCGGATCGCATGGGTCTGCTGCGACACGCCGATCAGCTTGGCATTCAATGCTTCGGCATGATGGGCGAGCTCGAGAGCGACGGGAAGTCGATGGCCGTCATTCACGGCAACGACACCAAGATGACCAAGCTCCTCGTCCGTGAGAAGCTGTACGACTACCTGATCGTCGGCCATAGCAAGGCCACGCAAGACGAACGCCACGGCCGCACCCGCGTCATCAGCCCCGGCTCGCTCGACGGCACCGAAAAGACCGTCGCCCTCTTGGATACCGAGACGGATACGGTTCAGATCATCAACGTTTAA
- a CDS encoding metallophosphoesterase family protein encodes MIVGLLSDTHGHFDAAKAGVERLLAGGAQVLIHCGDVGGTAIVDLLVGDVPAYFIFGNNDWDRDELATYAGRVGVHCLGVASEVPLDDKLAFVLHGDDLNLKRRALADDRYAYLFQGHTHQRQDAMMGPVRVINPGALYRAAVKTVALLDTSSGTLQSIVVPVAPRQLR; translated from the coding sequence GTGATCGTCGGACTTCTCAGCGACACGCATGGCCATTTCGACGCCGCCAAGGCGGGTGTCGAACGCTTGCTCGCGGGCGGCGCGCAGGTGCTTATTCACTGCGGCGACGTCGGGGGCACGGCGATCGTCGACCTGCTGGTGGGCGACGTGCCGGCGTACTTCATCTTCGGCAACAACGACTGGGACCGCGACGAGCTCGCCACCTACGCCGGCCGGGTTGGTGTCCATTGCCTGGGCGTCGCCAGTGAGGTGCCGTTGGACGACAAGCTGGCGTTCGTCCTGCATGGCGACGACCTGAACCTGAAGCGCCGCGCCCTGGCCGACGATCGCTATGCCTACCTGTTCCAAGGCCACACCCACCAACGACAGGACGCGATGATGGGGCCGGTGCGCGTCATCAATCCCGGCGCGCTCTATCGGGCCGCCGTGAAGACGGTGGCGTTGCTCGACACGTCCAGTGGCACGCTGCAGTCCATTGTGGTTCCGGTCGCGCCGCGCCAACTGCGCTGA
- a CDS encoding MFS transporter, with protein MPDPQPPQPPDPEGRPLQEPTDIDRPASASPTEPEMEAEAIGVAHDPYAALRYRDARLYMGGALLEIVGSQIQTVALMWELFQRTGSPLTLGWVGGVQAIPMLLLTLPAGYLADIVSRRLLVVVSQVGQVAASLWLAYLSWHTGSVALMLTAIGLGAIFQALGSPARSAMLPSLVPPSVFPNAKAWSSSSFQVASVGGPALGAFVLSMLGAPWAYVTAAVFSLIYAINTMQVNPRPFDRGVREPMMKSLSEGLRFVWNTKIILATITLDLFAVLLGGAVYLLPIFASERLHVGEYGFAFLRAAPAVGAFVTAMIIAHTPPFKRAGRAMLLAVAGFGAATIVFGLSTNYWLSLAMIALTGAFDNVSVVVRHTLVQVMTPDRMRGRVSAVNNVFIGASNEIGGFESGVTAAWLGAVRSVVFGGIGTILVVAAVAMKWPQVRNFGSLKDAKPAQ; from the coding sequence GTGCCCGACCCGCAACCACCGCAGCCGCCCGATCCCGAAGGACGACCTCTACAGGAACCAACCGACATCGACCGGCCCGCCTCGGCGTCGCCCACCGAGCCGGAGATGGAGGCCGAGGCGATCGGCGTCGCCCACGATCCGTACGCGGCGCTGCGCTACCGCGACGCTCGGCTGTACATGGGCGGGGCGCTGCTCGAGATCGTCGGGTCGCAGATTCAGACCGTGGCGCTCATGTGGGAACTGTTCCAGCGCACCGGCAGCCCGCTGACCCTGGGGTGGGTGGGTGGCGTGCAGGCCATTCCCATGCTGCTTCTGACCCTGCCGGCCGGCTACCTTGCCGACATCGTCAGCCGGCGGTTGCTGGTGGTGGTGTCGCAGGTCGGGCAGGTCGCGGCGTCGCTGTGGCTTGCCTACCTGTCGTGGCACACGGGGTCGGTCGCGCTGATGCTGACCGCGATCGGCCTCGGCGCGATTTTCCAGGCGCTCGGCTCACCGGCGCGGTCGGCGATGCTGCCGAGCCTGGTGCCGCCGTCGGTGTTTCCCAATGCTAAGGCGTGGTCGAGCAGCAGCTTTCAGGTCGCCAGCGTGGGTGGGCCGGCGTTGGGGGCGTTTGTGCTGAGCATGCTGGGCGCGCCATGGGCCTACGTGACGGCCGCGGTGTTCTCGCTCATCTACGCGATCAACACGATGCAGGTGAACCCGCGCCCGTTCGATCGCGGCGTGCGCGAGCCGATGATGAAGAGCCTTAGCGAGGGCCTGCGCTTCGTGTGGAACACGAAAATCATCCTCGCGACGATCACGCTCGATTTGTTCGCCGTCCTGCTGGGTGGGGCGGTCTACCTGCTGCCGATCTTCGCCAGCGAGCGCCTGCACGTGGGCGAGTACGGCTTCGCGTTCCTGCGCGCGGCGCCAGCGGTGGGGGCGTTCGTGACCGCGATGATCATCGCCCACACGCCCCCCTTCAAACGCGCCGGCCGGGCGATGCTGCTGGCGGTGGCGGGTTTCGGCGCCGCCACGATCGTGTTCGGCCTGAGCACGAACTACTGGCTATCGCTGGCGATGATCGCGCTCACCGGCGCGTTCGACAACGTCAGCGTCGTCGTGCGGCACACGCTGGTGCAGGTGATGACCCCCGACCGCATGCGCGGCCGCGTGAGCGCCGTGAACAACGTCTTCATCGGCGCCAGCAACGAGATCGGTGGCTTCGAAAGCGGCGTGACCGCGGCGTGGCTGGGGGCTGTGCGCAGCGTGGTCTTCGGGGGCATCGGCACGATCCTCGTCGTGGCCGCCGTTGCGATGAAATGGCCCCAGGTGCGCAACTTCGGCTCGCTGAAGGACGCCAAGCCGGCTCAATGA
- the msrB gene encoding peptide-methionine (R)-S-oxide reductase MsrB yields MSRFIFAKLLTCLTIAAFVSIIGCEQPPKPTDEPAGATTRSAVADPRAVTDAQWRQRLTDNQYYILRQEGTEPPFRNALHDNKKPGVYRCAADGTLLFRSDEKYDSGTGWPSFWQPADQQAVTVVTDADGHRVEVECATCGGHLGHVFDDGPQPTGQRYCMNSGAMTFEAK; encoded by the coding sequence ATGTCCCGATTTATCTTCGCCAAGCTGCTTACTTGCCTGACGATCGCTGCCTTCGTCTCGATCATTGGCTGCGAACAACCGCCCAAGCCCACGGACGAACCTGCCGGCGCCACAACGCGATCGGCTGTCGCTGACCCCCGTGCCGTCACCGATGCCCAATGGCGCCAGCGGTTAACCGATAACCAGTATTACATCCTGCGGCAGGAAGGCACCGAACCCCCCTTCCGCAACGCGTTGCACGACAACAAGAAGCCGGGCGTCTACCGCTGTGCCGCCGACGGCACGCTGCTGTTCCGGTCGGACGAAAAGTACGATTCCGGCACCGGCTGGCCGAGCTTCTGGCAACCGGCCGACCAGCAAGCCGTCACCGTGGTAACCGACGCCGACGGCCACCGCGTTGAAGTCGAATGCGCCACATGCGGCGGACACCTCGGGCACGTCTTCGACGACGGCCCGCAACCCACCGGCCAACGCTATTGCATGAACAGTGGCGCGATGACGTTCGAAGCGAAGTGA
- the rpoN gene encoding RNA polymerase factor sigma-54, with amino-acid sequence MQLSQSISMRMDQRQLLTPRMIQSMEILQLPLLALEERIEQELQNNPVLELREGDIDGDNPGESSDTPPSGEGTTSTRDLEDGDRALVVKEDGADDFDRLSRISEYLENEEFSPNAGVGNRVASSSMDGDRDRKLDAMNNTAARSITLQEHLMGQWAFVECTPDVRKAGEVVISYINSEGYLRTDPEAMQKDSKTPLTLEDIQAAITLIHTLEPTGVGARSLSECLLIQLDALENDEDFADDHDFDLERALVRDHLKDLEMNRYPQISKRLGRPIPEIQRAVKHLARLHPHPGKQIGGDDAPPITPDAVVYFDEETGKYEIEMTHDPAPSLYISGMYRKMMKERSVDKKTREFLSNNVRNARWLIESIEQRKSTIMRVIRVVVDAQQEFFEKGPEALKPLPMILVADQLGIHVATVSRAVSEKWIQTPRGVYPLRRFFSGGTHNDAGEEMSWDAVKEKLKIIIDHEDKQNPLNDDEIVEKLKEQGIELARRTVAKYRKILNIPTARQRREF; translated from the coding sequence ATGCAGTTAAGTCAATCTATTTCCATGCGTATGGACCAGCGGCAGCTGCTGACGCCGCGCATGATCCAGAGCATGGAGATCCTTCAGTTGCCCCTGCTGGCCCTGGAGGAACGCATCGAGCAGGAACTGCAAAACAACCCGGTTCTGGAACTTCGGGAAGGCGATATCGATGGTGACAACCCGGGCGAATCTTCCGATACGCCCCCAAGCGGTGAAGGCACCACCTCTACCCGCGACCTGGAAGACGGCGACCGCGCTTTGGTCGTCAAAGAGGACGGTGCCGACGACTTCGACCGCCTTTCCCGCATCAGCGAGTATCTGGAAAACGAGGAGTTCAGCCCCAACGCCGGCGTCGGCAACCGCGTGGCGTCGTCGAGCATGGATGGCGACCGCGACCGCAAGCTCGACGCGATGAACAACACCGCCGCCCGCTCGATCACCCTTCAGGAGCACCTGATGGGCCAGTGGGCGTTCGTCGAGTGCACGCCCGACGTGCGCAAGGCCGGTGAGGTCGTCATCAGCTACATCAACTCGGAAGGCTACCTTCGCACCGATCCCGAGGCGATGCAGAAGGACTCCAAGACCCCGCTGACGCTCGAGGACATCCAGGCCGCCATCACGCTCATTCATACGCTCGAGCCGACGGGCGTCGGCGCCCGCAGCCTCAGCGAGTGCCTGCTGATTCAGCTGGACGCGCTCGAGAACGACGAGGACTTCGCCGACGACCACGATTTTGACCTGGAACGGGCGCTGGTCCGCGACCATCTCAAAGACCTGGAGATGAACCGCTACCCGCAGATCAGCAAGCGCCTCGGCCGGCCGATCCCGGAGATCCAGCGGGCGGTCAAACACCTCGCCCGACTGCACCCGCACCCCGGCAAGCAGATTGGTGGAGACGACGCGCCCCCCATCACGCCTGATGCGGTCGTCTACTTCGATGAGGAGACCGGCAAGTACGAGATCGAGATGACGCACGACCCGGCCCCCAGCCTCTACATCAGCGGCATGTACCGCAAGATGATGAAGGAACGCTCGGTCGACAAGAAGACGCGCGAGTTCTTGTCCAACAACGTGCGCAACGCCCGCTGGCTGATCGAAAGCATCGAGCAGCGCAAGAGCACGATCATGCGCGTCATCCGAGTGGTGGTCGACGCGCAGCAGGAGTTCTTTGAGAAGGGCCCCGAGGCGCTCAAGCCGCTGCCGATGATCCTGGTTGCCGACCAGCTCGGCATCCACGTCGCGACCGTTTCGCGTGCCGTCAGTGAAAAGTGGATCCAAACCCCGCGCGGCGTTTATCCGCTGCGCCGCTTCTTCAGTGGTGGCACCCACAACGACGCCGGCGAAGAGATGAGCTGGGACGCGGTGAAGGAAAAGCTCAAGATCATCATCGACCACGAGGACAAGCAGAACCCGCTGAACGACGACGAGATCGTCGAGAAGCTGAAGGAACAGGGCATCGAGCTGGCCCGCCGCACGGTCGCGAAATACCGGAAGATCCTGAACATCCCGACGGCTCGTCAACGGCGCGAGTTTTAG
- a CDS encoding sigma 54-interacting transcriptional regulator: MNPANGAVEAAIYAAARLLVGRSITMVTLREVAATVAKRRSTVMILGETGSGKENVARYIHARSERAGGPFVPVDCTTLADGLFESEMFGHVRGAFTGAVRDGLGIIRSANGGTLFLDELGELSLPMQAKLLRVLQERRVTAVGDTKSKPVDIRVLCATNRDLQAMVHASTFREDLYYRLNVIVMQVPPLRARLDDVADLAQHFLHVQGDVYEEPVKTLSPDAAMALAAYAWPGNVRELANVMEHAHVLARTDQIALADLPPRLQALPVNRFNLGDARPGMPRPTDTDAPGGLHLATVERRTIAEALRRCRNNKAAASRMLGINIQRLNRRIIHLNVLTPES; the protein is encoded by the coding sequence GTGAATCCAGCCAATGGCGCAGTCGAGGCCGCTATCTACGCTGCGGCGCGATTGCTGGTAGGTCGATCGATCACCATGGTGACGTTGCGCGAGGTCGCCGCCACCGTGGCCAAACGGCGGTCGACGGTGATGATTCTCGGTGAGACGGGCAGCGGCAAGGAGAACGTCGCCCGTTACATCCACGCCCGCTCGGAACGCGCCGGTGGCCCGTTCGTGCCGGTCGACTGCACCACGCTGGCCGACGGGTTGTTCGAAAGCGAAATGTTCGGCCACGTGCGCGGCGCCTTCACCGGCGCGGTCCGCGACGGGCTGGGCATCATCCGCTCGGCCAACGGGGGCACGCTATTCCTGGACGAACTGGGCGAACTGTCGCTTCCCATGCAGGCCAAGCTGCTGCGCGTGCTGCAGGAACGCCGGGTGACGGCCGTCGGTGACACCAAGAGCAAGCCGGTCGACATTCGCGTGCTGTGCGCCACGAACCGCGATCTGCAGGCCATGGTGCATGCCAGCACGTTCCGCGAGGATCTGTACTACCGCTTGAACGTCATCGTAATGCAGGTGCCGCCGCTGCGGGCGCGGCTGGACGACGTCGCCGACCTCGCCCAGCACTTCCTGCACGTGCAGGGCGACGTTTACGAAGAACCGGTCAAGACCCTCTCGCCCGACGCCGCGATGGCGTTGGCCGCTTACGCTTGGCCCGGCAACGTGCGCGAGCTGGCGAACGTGATGGAACACGCCCACGTGCTGGCACGCACCGACCAGATCGCGCTCGCCGACCTTCCCCCGCGCCTGCAGGCCCTGCCTGTCAATCGTTTCAACTTGGGCGACGCCCGCCCGGGCATGCCACGCCCGACCGACACCGACGCCCCCGGCGGCCTGCACCTGGCCACGGTGGAACGCCGCACGATCGCCGAGGCCCTGCGCCGCTGCCGCAACAACAAGGCCGCCGCCAGCCGCATGCTCGGCATCAACATCCAGCGCCTCAACCGCCGGATCATTCACCTGAACGTGCTCACGCCCGAGTCGTGA
- a CDS encoding PEP-CTERM sorting domain-containing protein — MFTFRHLTTSIVTGAIALAATATLSSAATYQVSTLNGSQGFGYDTDQAAPEFADGGGANGIAFYSNVNGQGGNPNVSNDGNKRYTSVRFTPAAIGMTGLTLGDISSIVYDTKKVSGLRDWQVKVYTDTATSPSWFAHRVNFDSNDADHDWTTYTLDGSTQTQSLHQRNVLPTANVETYDQSFSSIQASIGSEAVLFFDISASYLSANNEAPIGPKTSYAYLDNIVIAASGFETATVTAVPEPASLAVAGIAGLGLLARRRRA, encoded by the coding sequence ATGTTCACGTTCCGCCATCTCACCACGTCGATCGTGACCGGCGCCATCGCCTTGGCCGCCACCGCGACTCTCTCGAGCGCGGCGACCTACCAAGTATCAACGTTGAACGGGTCGCAAGGTTTCGGATATGACACCGACCAAGCCGCACCCGAATTCGCAGACGGTGGGGGAGCCAACGGAATCGCGTTCTACTCGAACGTCAACGGCCAAGGCGGCAACCCCAACGTCTCCAATGACGGGAACAAGCGATACACCTCCGTGCGCTTCACCCCGGCTGCCATCGGGATGACCGGCCTGACGCTCGGCGACATCTCCAGCATCGTCTACGACACGAAAAAGGTCAGCGGCCTGCGCGATTGGCAGGTCAAGGTCTACACCGACACCGCCACGTCGCCCAGCTGGTTCGCCCATCGCGTGAACTTCGATTCGAACGACGCGGACCATGATTGGACGACCTACACGCTGGACGGCAGCACGCAGACGCAGAGCCTGCACCAGCGCAACGTATTACCGACCGCCAACGTCGAAACATACGACCAATCCTTCAGCAGCATCCAGGCCAGCATCGGCAGCGAGGCCGTCCTCTTCTTCGACATCAGCGCCAGTTACCTGAGCGCGAATAACGAGGCCCCCATTGGGCCGAAGACGTCCTACGCGTATCTCGACAACATCGTGATCGCCGCCAGCGGGTTCGAGACCGCGACGGTCACCGCCGTCCCCGAACCCGCCAGCCTCGCGGTCGCCGGGATCGCAGGCCTGGGCTTGCTGGCCCGCCGGCGTCGGGCTTAA
- a CDS encoding PEP-CTERM sorting domain-containing protein (PEP-CTERM proteins occur, often in large numbers, in the proteomes of bacteria that also encode an exosortase, a predicted intramembrane cysteine proteinase. The presence of a PEP-CTERM domain at a protein's C-terminus predicts cleavage within the sorting domain, followed by covalent anchoring to some some component of the (usually Gram-negative) cell surface. Many PEP-CTERM proteins exhibit an unusual sequence composition that includes large numbers of potential glycosylation sites. Expression of one such protein has been shown restore the ability of a bacterium to form floc, a type of biofilm.) gives MFSRNFISASTLFVTVSGSLLTASTAQAAPAGWDAFVIRDAATTVIENDTLGTVEYIINISGKKAGLGTNLINGTKVGNIGTLSIDRLDANAAGGSAYAPYMNIWVKDSLGNYAVIANEPSNPEWTGTSEWDTTGANLATKSIKLFEISAGFTLPGTNIVRDSQSGALWFNSLNSTAVTFDAFADYIIEAPDTTYIAANHPTGGAPRELGTNLAYGFNWIFGDTQGNYNSGSTTGYIVTNPVATAVPEPAAIGMLGVAGLALLKRKRRAM, from the coding sequence ATGTTCAGCCGTAACTTCATCTCCGCGTCTACTTTGTTCGTCACCGTCTCCGGCAGCCTCTTGACCGCCTCTACCGCCCAGGCGGCGCCGGCGGGTTGGGACGCGTTCGTCATCAGGGACGCGGCCACGACCGTCATCGAGAACGACACGTTGGGGACGGTCGAATACATCATAAACATAAGTGGCAAGAAGGCCGGATTGGGCACGAACCTGATCAACGGCACCAAGGTCGGCAACATCGGCACCCTGTCAATCGACCGCCTTGACGCCAACGCCGCCGGCGGGTCGGCGTATGCGCCGTACATGAACATCTGGGTGAAGGATTCCCTCGGTAACTACGCGGTCATCGCCAACGAGCCGAGCAACCCCGAGTGGACCGGTACCTCCGAATGGGACACCACGGGTGCCAATCTCGCGACGAAGTCGATCAAGTTGTTCGAGATCAGCGCAGGCTTCACCCTTCCCGGCACCAACATCGTCCGTGATAGCCAAAGTGGTGCTCTTTGGTTTAACTCGCTCAACAGCACTGCCGTGACGTTCGACGCGTTTGCCGATTACATCATCGAAGCGCCCGACACCACGTACATTGCGGCCAATCATCCGACCGGTGGCGCGCCCCGCGAATTGGGGACGAACTTGGCCTACGGCTTCAACTGGATCTTTGGTGACACCCAGGGCAACTACAACAGCGGGTCCACCACCGGCTACATCGTCACCAACCCTGTCGCCACCGCCGTCCCCGAGCCCGCCGCGATCGGCATGCTGGGTGTCGCCGGGCTGGCGCTGCTGAAGCGGAAGCGTCGCGCGATGTAA